The Flavobacterium faecale genome has a segment encoding these proteins:
- a CDS encoding L-rhamnose/proton symporter RhaT, translated as MGIGIFWVLMAAVMLGFYALPSKYVKNYAIENTWGAFWILAMFVVPVISAFALVDGLIETYSQVSSSLFLLILGLSILWGIGNLLWGISISKIGMALGFSLLIGVGTLSGSLLPFFMGSADKIGTPGGIVILGGIFIIMIGIIANGKAGLLREKFENSEADQTNIDPNKMRNGIILCVIGGICAAGFNLSYHVADNLGHIGQISQEQFGNQPWIARIAVMLPSFIGSGIATVIYFSNQLSKNNSWSNFKVADSSKNLVLLLVMAIVYCASLIIYGLGAYDLGPLGTSVGFAIFQTGCIMVANLLGFFTGEWNKAGAQSKNWLFAGLTIMTIGIIVVAYGNAIV; from the coding sequence ATGGGAATAGGAATCTTTTGGGTCTTGATGGCCGCTGTTATGCTAGGTTTTTACGCCTTGCCAAGTAAATATGTAAAAAATTACGCTATCGAAAATACTTGGGGCGCATTTTGGATACTGGCCATGTTTGTCGTACCTGTTATTTCTGCTTTTGCACTTGTAGATGGATTAATAGAAACGTATAGCCAAGTATCCTCTTCATTATTTTTACTGATTTTAGGACTGAGTATTCTATGGGGAATCGGGAATTTGTTATGGGGAATAAGTATCTCTAAAATCGGAATGGCTCTTGGTTTTTCACTTTTAATTGGAGTAGGGACCTTGTCTGGCTCTTTGTTGCCATTTTTTATGGGAAGTGCCGACAAAATAGGAACTCCGGGTGGAATAGTGATTCTAGGAGGAATTTTTATCATCATGATCGGAATTATAGCCAACGGAAAAGCGGGATTATTGCGAGAGAAGTTCGAAAATAGTGAAGCTGACCAAACTAATATCGACCCAAATAAAATGAGGAACGGAATTATTCTTTGTGTAATTGGCGGAATTTGTGCGGCTGGTTTTAATCTTTCCTATCACGTGGCTGATAATTTGGGACATATTGGACAAATTTCGCAAGAACAATTTGGTAACCAACCTTGGATTGCTCGTATTGCCGTGATGTTGCCTTCGTTTATAGGTAGCGGAATTGCAACGGTGATCTATTTTAGTAATCAATTATCAAAAAATAATAGTTGGTCTAATTTTAAAGTAGCGGATAGCTCCAAGAATTTAGTTCTTTTATTGGTTATGGCAATTGTATATTGTGCCTCATTAATTATATACGGTTTGGGTGCTTATGATTTAGGTCCTTTGGGAACCTCAGTTGGATTTGCCATTTTTCAAACTGGTTGCATAATGGTTGCCAATCTTTTAGGTTTTTTTACTGGTGAATGGAACAAGGCAGGAGCACAAAGTAAAAATTGGTTGTTTGCAGGATTAACCATCATGACCATTGGAATTATTGTGGTTGCCTATGGAAATGCTATCGTATAG
- a CDS encoding aldehyde dehydrogenase family protein has translation MNQNIQHYKCYINGEWLDSSTRDSIKVENPANLEVFATVTACSKEDVQYALESSEKAQLAWQLTPAHQRALYLFAIADKLKEERDHFAKLLVLEQGKTFPEAQGEVDGTIQYLTYNAEAARRIQGSMFPSENKNEHLAIYKVPYGVTVGLCAFNFPLALIGRKVGPALVTGNTMIIKPHELTPVTASEFCRLVHEVGVPKGVVNMVVTQNAEAASLLVESPITKLVSLTGSTRAGRGIYKAVAHNVTALTLELGGKAPFIVCDDADIEKAVEAAAISRYANCGQVCICNEMVMVDEKIADEFTDKLIKRVKEIKVGDPFDSSVNMGPGVSSLGMERIDGLVKKNIEQGAELVLGGKRPDGAMFEKGNWYEPTILTNVKNDHVTMQEEIFGPVLPIMKVSGFEEALALTNAREEGLSAYLYTNNYKRHMTAIDQMQVGTIFINRGIVGYIQGYHSGHKTSGIGGEDGIYGIEGFLQKRTVYLDYND, from the coding sequence ATGAACCAAAATATTCAACATTACAAATGTTACATCAACGGAGAATGGTTAGATTCTTCGACTCGCGATAGTATTAAAGTAGAAAATCCAGCTAATCTGGAAGTTTTTGCAACGGTAACCGCTTGTTCGAAAGAAGATGTGCAATACGCCTTAGAATCTTCAGAAAAAGCCCAGCTCGCATGGCAATTGACACCAGCACACCAGCGTGCGTTATATTTGTTTGCTATTGCTGACAAATTGAAAGAAGAGCGCGATCACTTTGCCAAACTATTGGTTTTAGAGCAAGGAAAAACATTTCCAGAAGCACAAGGCGAAGTAGATGGAACGATTCAGTATTTAACATATAATGCCGAAGCCGCACGTCGAATTCAAGGTTCTATGTTTCCTTCTGAAAACAAAAACGAACATTTGGCGATCTACAAAGTACCTTACGGAGTTACTGTAGGTTTGTGCGCGTTTAATTTTCCTTTGGCTTTGATTGGTCGAAAAGTAGGACCAGCTTTGGTTACAGGAAATACTATGATTATTAAACCGCATGAATTGACACCAGTCACGGCATCAGAATTTTGTCGTTTGGTGCATGAAGTAGGGGTTCCAAAGGGAGTGGTGAATATGGTTGTAACTCAAAATGCAGAAGCAGCTTCGTTATTAGTTGAAAGTCCGATTACCAAATTGGTGAGTTTAACCGGTAGCACGCGCGCTGGAAGAGGAATTTACAAAGCAGTAGCGCATAATGTTACGGCTTTGACATTAGAATTAGGAGGAAAAGCACCTTTTATTGTTTGTGACGATGCCGATATTGAAAAAGCGGTCGAAGCAGCAGCTATTTCTCGCTACGCTAACTGTGGACAAGTTTGTATTTGTAACGAAATGGTGATGGTTGATGAAAAAATCGCCGATGAGTTCACCGATAAATTAATCAAAAGAGTGAAAGAAATTAAAGTGGGTGATCCATTCGACTCTTCTGTAAATATGGGGCCTGGAGTAAGTTCGTTAGGTATGGAGCGCATTGATGGCTTGGTGAAAAAGAATATTGAGCAAGGAGCAGAATTGGTTTTGGGTGGAAAACGTCCTGATGGAGCGATGTTCGAAAAAGGAAACTGGTACGAACCAACTATTTTGACAAACGTTAAAAACGATCATGTTACCATGCAAGAAGAGATATTTGGTCCAGTTTTGCCAATTATGAAAGTTTCTGGTTTTGAAGAAGCTTTGGCTTTGACCAATGCTCGTGAAGAGGGACTATCTGCATATCTATATACCAACAACTACAAGCGCCATATGACTGCGATTGACCAAATGCAAGTAGGAACAATATTTATTAATCGTGGAATTGTAGGCTACATTCAAGGATACCATTCAGGTCACAAAACTTCGGGAATAGGAGGAGAGGACGGCATTTATGGTATTGAAGGTTTCTTGCAAAAAAGAACAGTTTACCTAGATTACAACGATTAA
- a CDS encoding enoyl-CoA hydratase/isomerase family protein has translation MDSIICSQNGALITITLNKPPANSYELNFLTALGNTIENTNQDPTTKVVLINSASEKFFCAGADIKVFGSNTVEQNKEMVVAARRVCHLISTSTKIFIAAFRGHILGGGLELAMACDIRLASQGNYLIGLPEIKLGLIPGNGGTVRLITLIGASRAMELLVTGNTINAVTAHQFGLINHLYPADTFGKDVLDYCKNLASGAGEAMASIKKFTLESQGMNLQQALQLETALVNPLYETPDGIEGFKAFIEKRTPNFK, from the coding sequence ATGGATTCAATTATCTGCTCACAGAACGGAGCGCTTATCACTATCACCTTAAATAAACCACCAGCAAACAGCTACGAGTTAAACTTCTTAACAGCCTTAGGAAATACAATAGAAAATACAAATCAAGATCCAACTACAAAAGTGGTCTTAATTAACAGTGCATCAGAAAAGTTTTTTTGCGCAGGTGCCGATATCAAAGTTTTTGGCAGCAATACTGTAGAACAAAATAAAGAAATGGTTGTGGCCGCTCGTCGTGTTTGTCATTTAATAAGCACAAGTACAAAAATTTTCATTGCAGCTTTTAGAGGTCATATTCTAGGCGGTGGATTGGAATTGGCTATGGCTTGCGACATTCGATTAGCCTCTCAAGGAAATTATCTTATTGGTCTTCCAGAAATTAAACTTGGACTGATTCCTGGAAATGGAGGAACAGTTCGATTAATTACTCTTATTGGTGCAAGTCGCGCAATGGAATTGCTCGTAACTGGAAACACGATTAATGCCGTAACGGCACATCAATTCGGACTAATCAATCACTTATATCCTGCGGATACTTTCGGAAAGGATGTTTTAGACTATTGTAAAAATTTAGCCTCTGGCGCAGGAGAAGCGATGGCAAGCATTAAGAAATTTACTCTTGAAAGTCAAGGGATGAATCTACAACAAGCTTTGCAACTAGAAACCGCTCTAGTTAATCCATTATATGAAACGCCAGATGGAATAGAAGGTTTTAAAGCCTTTATCGAAAAAAGAACGCCTAATTTTAAATAA
- a CDS encoding phospholipase D-like domain-containing protein, with product MESTRASFQNIGKTIEELILKSKTSIYISVAWFTNKELLGLLTEKARNGVNIQIIISDDIVNKRQNPKDFISVGGNFNILQTNSGKFLHEKFAFFDNETILTGSYNWTYFAEYKNHESVIISNNELLVKQFSIRFKKLLEIVVNFNNELLVNRVNIGADIAEEEFEKLEQDLEQDLIRALEESKKLNTKIKFELVYPLIKSYGAIGASKRLMLTGTDKIQSGFIKMWELNRMDLTFESIITKKKYQLLFDIKTLNNAHERLQKFEKSSH from the coding sequence ATGGAAAGTACCAGAGCGTCATTTCAAAACATCGGTAAAACAATAGAAGAATTAATTTTAAAAAGTAAAACATCAATTTATATTTCAGTTGCTTGGTTTACAAATAAAGAATTATTAGGCTTATTAACTGAAAAAGCAAGAAATGGTGTAAATATTCAAATAATTATTAGTGATGATATTGTAAATAAAAGGCAGAATCCTAAAGATTTTATTAGTGTAGGAGGGAATTTTAATATTTTACAAACTAATTCGGGTAAATTCCTTCACGAAAAATTTGCATTTTTTGACAATGAAACGATTCTTACAGGTTCTTATAATTGGACATATTTTGCAGAATACAAAAATCACGAATCTGTAATAATTAGTAATAATGAACTATTAGTAAAACAATTTAGTATTAGATTTAAAAAACTATTAGAAATTGTTGTGAACTTCAATAATGAACTTTTAGTAAATAGAGTAAATATTGGAGCAGACATTGCTGAAGAAGAATTTGAAAAATTAGAACAAGATTTAGAACAAGATTTGATACGAGCTTTGGAAGAATCTAAAAAACTAAACACAAAAATTAAATTTGAATTAGTATATCCACTAATCAAATCTTATGGAGCAATTGGAGCTTCAAAAAGATTAATGCTTACTGGAACTGACAAAATTCAATCAGGTTTTATTAAAATGTGGGAATTGAATAGAATGGATTTAACTTTTGAAAGTATTATTACAAAGAAAAAATATCAACTATTATTTGATATTAAAACTTTGAACAATGCACATGAAAGATTGCAGAAGTTTGAAAAAAGCAGCCATTAA
- a CDS encoding transposase, producing the protein MKYKKWSLEEKLEILSSCEDLGVVETCRKYSVSTGSLYSWKKKHEKQGEAGLKVTYDDRSKELKQAEEENRILRKLLANKEIELEIGRELLKKKFGTSDPRKI; encoded by the coding sequence ATGAAATACAAGAAATGGAGTTTAGAAGAGAAGTTGGAAATTTTATCTTCTTGCGAAGATTTAGGCGTTGTAGAAACCTGTCGTAAATACAGTGTTAGTACAGGAAGTTTGTATAGTTGGAAGAAGAAGCATGAAAAACAAGGAGAGGCAGGCTTAAAAGTTACTTATGACGATCGTAGCAAAGAGTTAAAGCAAGCTGAGGAAGAGAACAGAATTCTACGTAAATTATTAGCTAATAAAGAAATTGAACTAGAAATTGGACGTGAACTTTTAAAAAAAAAGTTTGGGACGTCCGATCCAAGAAAGATTTAG
- a CDS encoding IS3 family transposase, translating to MLGMNQSSYYRRPSLGKKGNKPSVFTYNKFKGMVSQETVIASVKEILSHEFIDCGYRLMTSYLHRDGYKINHKKLYRIMKEEGLLKLENRINRSGSGRKFVKYRKVITVRPFQCIEMDIKMVWIPSVGKNAYLLSIIDVHTRRILKDYFSFSIKQNKVITFLSDLFLEYQYPENVVIRSDNGSQFIAKSVREYLGIIGVQQEFTHVATPEENAHIEAYHGILKKEVFQRVDYRTFGEIEQILKRYVIFYNNNRLHGLLGRITPMEKWNQDKDLILLEKLTA from the coding sequence ATGTTAGGTATGAATCAAAGCAGCTATTACCGAAGGCCAAGTCTTGGCAAAAAAGGTAATAAGCCTAGTGTCTTTACTTATAATAAGTTCAAGGGAATGGTGAGTCAAGAAACTGTTATAGCATCGGTTAAAGAGATTTTAAGCCATGAGTTTATAGACTGCGGATACCGCTTAATGACTTCTTACTTACATCGAGATGGATATAAGATTAATCACAAAAAGCTTTACCGAATTATGAAAGAAGAAGGCTTGTTAAAACTCGAAAATAGGATAAACAGGAGTGGTTCTGGGCGTAAGTTTGTAAAATATAGAAAGGTTATTACTGTTAGGCCGTTTCAGTGTATAGAAATGGATATTAAGATGGTTTGGATTCCTAGTGTAGGTAAAAATGCCTACTTACTATCAATCATAGACGTTCATACCCGTAGAATTTTAAAAGATTACTTCTCTTTTTCAATAAAACAGAACAAAGTAATAACATTCCTTTCTGATTTATTTTTAGAATACCAATACCCTGAAAACGTTGTTATTAGAAGTGATAATGGTAGTCAATTTATTGCCAAAAGTGTTCGTGAATACCTAGGTATAATAGGTGTTCAGCAGGAATTTACACATGTAGCCACACCTGAAGAAAATGCACATATTGAAGCTTATCATGGAATCCTAAAAAAAGAAGTGTTCCAAAGGGTTGATTATAGAACTTTTGGAGAAATTGAACAGATATTAAAAAGGTATGTGATTTTCTATAACAATAATAGGCTGCATGGGCTATTAGGACGTATTACACCAATGGAAAAATGGAACCAAGATAAAGATCTAATTTTATTGGAAAAATTAACCGCATAA
- a CDS encoding IclR family transcriptional regulator, translating into MKQTRSGLNLLNLSRKTQKMAEENNTKYNAPALDKGLDILEYLSSEGIPLSQAEIAQGISKTPSEIYRMLVCLEERGYLIRGSNAGKYRLSLKMYSLSHRHTPFDELKRVSHYPMQNLSEKIRQSCHLSIINNDQLLIIAQMRSPNAVSLSIEEGTHFPLTLTTSGRVFLSIYLEDKRNDFLSRDEHYSKWTKKKQEEFKESILQVQKDGYRSAESNITSGITDFAVPIGLNDSDLNAVLAVSVFSSSIDNEISREKIIEALKEAQGEINKLIGG; encoded by the coding sequence ATGAAACAAACAAGAAGCGGATTAAATTTATTAAATTTGTCTCGTAAAACACAAAAGATGGCTGAAGAAAACAATACAAAATACAATGCTCCCGCACTCGATAAAGGCTTAGATATACTCGAATATTTATCTTCTGAAGGGATTCCGTTGTCGCAAGCAGAAATTGCCCAAGGAATTAGCAAAACGCCAAGCGAAATTTACCGAATGTTAGTTTGCTTGGAAGAAAGAGGGTACTTAATAAGAGGTTCGAATGCGGGAAAGTATCGTTTGTCTTTAAAAATGTATAGCCTTTCGCACCGACACACGCCTTTTGATGAGTTGAAACGAGTGTCGCATTATCCGATGCAAAATTTATCCGAAAAAATCAGGCAGTCTTGTCATTTAAGTATCATCAATAATGACCAATTGTTGATTATAGCCCAAATGCGAAGTCCAAATGCGGTTTCACTTTCGATAGAAGAAGGAACCCATTTTCCACTAACGTTGACTACTTCGGGCAGGGTATTTTTGTCGATTTATTTAGAGGACAAGCGAAACGATTTTTTAAGTCGTGATGAACATTATAGTAAATGGACCAAGAAAAAACAGGAAGAATTCAAGGAATCGATTCTACAAGTTCAAAAAGACGGTTACCGTTCTGCCGAAAGTAATATCACCAGTGGTATCACCGATTTTGCCGTTCCAATAGGTTTGAATGATTCGGATTTGAATGCCGTTTTAGCAGTTTCTGTCTTTTCATCTAGTATAGATAATGAAATTTCAAGAGAAAAAATTATCGAAGCACTTAAAGAAGCGCAGGGAGAGATTAATAAATTGATTGGGGGATAG
- a CDS encoding L-rhamnose/proton symporter RhaT yields MANPLLGTFIHGVGGVSASTCYVPYQKVKKWSWDTYWLFQASFAWFIFPFVIGFLTVPDLLGVFENSDTTILINATLLGAVYGFGGMCFGFAIKHIGYSLTYTISIGISAILGTIVPLIMHGEFVEKYNAAGGSTIFIGMFLALIGIALCGVAGYRKEADLKRNAVEGANLPSFDMKKGLTLTIIAGVLSAVFGISLEVGAPVAELAGKYGAGNYEGNANLILSTFGAFVTNLIWFLIAGIKNKTLKEFVDVKSIGAKNYGINAGMSILSGALWYGQFFFYGIAHVQMGAYKFASWVIHMSMLIFFSYIIGIVMKEWVAVSKRTYTTLLYALIILVVSFFVMTYGSMQGE; encoded by the coding sequence ATGGCAAATCCTTTATTAGGTACTTTTATCCACGGAGTTGGAGGTGTATCTGCTTCAACCTGTTATGTTCCCTATCAAAAAGTAAAAAAATGGTCTTGGGATACCTACTGGTTGTTTCAAGCCAGTTTCGCTTGGTTCATCTTTCCTTTCGTCATCGGATTTCTTACGGTTCCTGATTTATTAGGTGTTTTTGAAAACTCGGATACTACTATTTTAATTAACGCTACCTTATTAGGAGCTGTTTATGGATTTGGCGGAATGTGTTTTGGTTTTGCCATTAAACACATTGGGTATTCGTTGACGTACACTATCTCTATTGGGATTTCTGCCATTCTAGGAACCATTGTTCCCTTAATTATGCACGGTGAGTTTGTAGAAAAATACAACGCTGCTGGTGGAAGTACCATATTTATAGGAATGTTTTTGGCCTTAATAGGTATCGCACTTTGCGGTGTTGCTGGCTATAGAAAAGAAGCGGACTTGAAACGAAATGCGGTTGAAGGTGCTAATCTTCCTTCTTTCGATATGAAAAAAGGGTTGACCTTAACTATTATTGCGGGTGTTTTGTCGGCTGTTTTCGGAATCTCATTAGAAGTGGGTGCTCCCGTAGCCGAGTTGGCGGGGAAATACGGTGCTGGAAATTACGAAGGAAACGCAAACTTGATTCTTTCCACTTTTGGTGCTTTTGTAACCAATTTGATTTGGTTTCTAATCGCTGGGATCAAAAACAAAACTTTAAAAGAATTTGTAGATGTAAAAAGCATCGGTGCAAAAAATTACGGTATCAATGCCGGAATGTCCATTTTGAGTGGTGCACTTTGGTACGGTCAATTTTTCTTTTATGGTATTGCACACGTACAAATGGGTGCTTACAAATTTGCGAGTTGGGTTATTCATATGTCCATGCTTATCTTCTTTAGCTATATCATCGGAATTGTTATGAAAGAATGGGTAGCAGTAAGCAAACGAACATATACCACATTACTATATGCTTTAATAATCTTAGTGGTTTCCTTTTTTGTAATGACTTACGGAAGCATGCAAGGAGAATAA
- a CDS encoding ABC transporter substrate-binding protein gives MESQPIKLKGITWNHSRGFTSMVATAQRFSELNPNVEITWEKRSLQAFADEPIDELAKRYDLLVIDHPWAGFAGKTKVILPLDEYLPKAFIADLAENTVGHSHVSYSSNGHQYALAIDAATPVASSRPDILEAKGLKLPTNYDELLALAKKGLVVMPGIPQDTLMNFYMMCCNLGEEVCVSKEHVVSQEIGIKALQMLRALAVEMDPAMYDWNPIKVYEAMTLTDNYAYCPWAYGYSNYSRNGYARKLLHFHDMIEINGVGAISTLGGTGLAVSAQSKEIETAMKYLEYVGSEAIQKTVFFDGGGQPGHRKAWTDEYTNSITADYFKNTLPGLDRAFLRPRYNGHMYFQDRAGAPIRNYLMNGGDELALLQQLNELYLKSLEI, from the coding sequence ATGGAATCACAACCAATCAAATTAAAAGGAATTACTTGGAATCACAGTAGAGGTTTTACCTCAATGGTCGCTACGGCACAACGTTTCTCAGAACTGAATCCGAATGTAGAAATTACATGGGAGAAAAGATCTTTGCAAGCTTTCGCCGATGAGCCTATCGACGAATTAGCAAAACGCTATGACTTATTGGTAATTGACCACCCTTGGGCAGGTTTTGCGGGTAAAACAAAGGTGATCTTACCGCTAGACGAGTATTTGCCAAAAGCGTTTATAGCTGATTTGGCCGAAAATACGGTGGGGCATTCTCATGTGAGTTACAGTTCAAACGGTCACCAATATGCCTTAGCGATTGATGCCGCTACTCCAGTGGCCTCTAGCCGTCCGGATATTTTGGAAGCTAAAGGTCTAAAATTACCGACCAATTATGACGAACTTTTGGCTTTGGCAAAAAAAGGATTGGTGGTAATGCCAGGTATTCCGCAAGATACATTGATGAATTTCTATATGATGTGTTGCAACTTGGGCGAAGAAGTTTGTGTGTCCAAAGAACATGTTGTAAGCCAAGAAATTGGTATAAAAGCTTTGCAAATGTTACGTGCCTTAGCTGTAGAAATGGATCCAGCTATGTACGATTGGAATCCAATTAAAGTCTACGAAGCCATGACTTTGACAGACAACTATGCGTATTGTCCTTGGGCTTACGGATATTCGAATTATAGCCGTAACGGATATGCACGTAAATTGTTGCATTTTCATGACATGATCGAAATCAATGGCGTCGGTGCTATTTCGACTTTGGGAGGAACTGGATTGGCGGTTTCTGCACAATCAAAAGAAATTGAAACGGCAATGAAATACCTAGAATATGTTGGTTCAGAAGCAATTCAAAAAACGGTTTTCTTTGACGGTGGTGGACAACCAGGTCACAGAAAAGCATGGACAGATGAATATACAAACAGCATCACAGCCGATTATTTCAAGAACACATTACCTGGATTAGACAGAGCATTTTTACGTCCTAGATACAACGGTCATATGTACTTTCAAGACAGAGCGGGTGCTCCAATCAGAAATTATTTGATGAACGGAGGCGATGAATTGGCTTTATTGCAACAACTAAATGAGTTGTATTTGAAATCATTAGAAATTTAG
- a CDS encoding CaiB/BaiF CoA transferase family protein encodes MKPLEGIVVLEFAQFMAGPSAGLRLADLGARVIKIERPVHGEAGRQIALKNLFLDGSSLVFHTVNRNKESYAADLKNPEDLECVRQLIAKADVMTHNFRPGVMEKIGLDYEKVKAINPKMIYATVTGYGTEGAWVKKPGQDLLVQSMSGFVNLTGNKNDDPVPVGAAVSDIITGSHLAQGILASIYKRTKTNQGAWVEVSLLESTLDLQFEVLTTYLNDGNQKPIRAEKGNANPYLGAPYGVYKTKDSYLSLAMGNILNMGKVLGCAPIASYIDSDSWFTKKDEIMAILSDFLIHKETQEWLDILEPAGIWASAVFNYDDLLNHEGYKVLQMDQKLKLLSGEEVHTLRCPIRMDDERIFAPKPAPRVGQHTADIRKEFNL; translated from the coding sequence ATGAAACCACTAGAAGGAATTGTAGTACTCGAATTTGCTCAATTTATGGCAGGCCCGTCTGCGGGATTGCGATTGGCAGATTTAGGGGCAAGAGTAATAAAAATAGAACGTCCGGTTCACGGAGAAGCTGGGAGACAAATTGCATTGAAAAATTTATTTTTGGATGGTAGCAGTTTGGTTTTCCACACCGTTAACCGTAACAAAGAATCTTATGCAGCCGATTTGAAAAATCCTGAGGATTTGGAGTGCGTTCGACAATTAATAGCCAAAGCCGATGTGATGACCCACAACTTCCGTCCGGGAGTGATGGAGAAAATCGGTTTGGATTATGAAAAAGTAAAAGCCATCAACCCAAAAATGATTTACGCCACCGTAACCGGTTATGGTACAGAAGGTGCTTGGGTAAAAAAACCAGGACAAGATTTATTGGTACAATCCATGTCGGGTTTTGTCAACTTAACTGGTAACAAAAACGACGATCCTGTTCCTGTGGGAGCGGCGGTTTCAGATATTATTACAGGTTCGCACTTAGCACAAGGTATTTTGGCTTCAATTTATAAAAGAACCAAAACAAACCAAGGTGCTTGGGTTGAAGTAAGTTTGCTAGAATCAACTCTTGATTTACAGTTTGAAGTCTTGACAACCTACCTTAATGATGGTAATCAAAAACCAATAAGAGCTGAAAAAGGGAATGCAAATCCGTATTTAGGCGCTCCATATGGTGTTTATAAAACCAAAGATAGCTACCTTTCTTTGGCTATGGGAAATATTTTGAATATGGGAAAAGTGTTAGGCTGTGCACCTATCGCATCGTATATCGACTCAGATTCATGGTTTACAAAAAAAGATGAAATCATGGCTATATTGAGTGATTTTCTTATTCATAAAGAGACACAAGAATGGTTGGATATTTTAGAACCTGCTGGAATTTGGGCTTCTGCGGTTTTCAATTATGATGATTTATTGAACCACGAAGGGTATAAAGTTTTACAAATGGATCAAAAGTTGAAATTACTTTCTGGTGAAGAAGTGCATACGTTGCGTTGTCCTATTCGAATGGATGACGAAAGGATTTTTGCTCCAAAACCTGCACCAAGAGTCGGACAACACACTGCTGACATTAGAAAAGAATTTAATTTATAA
- a CDS encoding CaiB/BaiF CoA transferase family protein: MKPLQDILIVDLSQFLSAPSATLRLADLGARVIKVERPETGDICRQLYVSNVILNGESTVFRAINRNKESFQADLKVEKDKAQVLKLIEKADVLVHNFRPGVIERLGFDYETIKKINPSIVYGDISGYGDEGPWKSKPGQDLLVQSLSGVTWLNGKISDGPVPVGLAIVDILAGAHLAQGILAGLIKKAKTGEGSKVSISMLESILDFQFESITTFYHDGGAPTIRPESNSAHAYLGAPYGVYQTASGYMSLAMGAIPFVGELIGCGALSAYPERESWFTERNEIKKILANHLLTNTTEHWLSLLEPADIWCAKIMNWDELFAHDGFKILEMIQKVKMGDGFEYETTRCPIKIDGQYMKSSLGSPALGEHTEAIIKEML, encoded by the coding sequence ATGAAACCATTACAAGATATATTAATCGTTGATTTGAGTCAGTTTTTATCGGCTCCTTCAGCAACTTTGCGATTAGCCGATTTGGGCGCACGTGTCATTAAAGTCGAACGTCCAGAAACAGGTGATATTTGCCGTCAATTATATGTTTCGAATGTGATATTAAACGGAGAATCCACTGTTTTTAGAGCTATTAATCGAAATAAAGAAAGTTTTCAAGCCGATTTAAAGGTCGAAAAAGATAAAGCACAAGTTTTAAAATTAATCGAAAAAGCCGATGTTTTGGTGCACAATTTCCGTCCAGGAGTGATTGAGCGCTTGGGATTTGATTATGAAACCATCAAAAAAATAAATCCATCTATTGTCTATGGTGATATTTCTGGTTATGGTGATGAGGGTCCGTGGAAAAGTAAGCCAGGACAAGATTTGCTCGTACAATCCTTATCTGGTGTGACTTGGTTGAACGGGAAAATATCCGATGGACCTGTACCAGTTGGTTTGGCAATTGTAGATATCTTGGCAGGAGCCCATTTGGCACAAGGTATTTTGGCTGGATTAATCAAAAAAGCAAAAACTGGCGAAGGTTCAAAAGTATCCATTAGCATGTTGGAGTCTATTCTTGATTTTCAATTTGAGTCGATTACTACTTTTTACCATGATGGTGGAGCGCCTACTATTCGTCCAGAAAGTAATAGCGCACATGCCTATTTAGGAGCACCTTATGGCGTGTACCAAACTGCATCGGGCTATATGTCACTTGCTATGGGAGCTATTCCGTTTGTTGGTGAGTTGATTGGTTGCGGTGCTTTGTCCGCTTATCCTGAAAGAGAAAGCTGGTTTACAGAACGTAACGAAATCAAGAAAATATTGGCCAATCACCTATTAACAAACACCACAGAACATTGGCTGAGTTTGTTGGAACCTGCTGATATTTGGTGTGCAAAAATCATGAACTGGGACGAACTTTTTGCTCACGACGGATTCAAGATTTTAGAAATGATTCAGAAAGTAAAAATGGGAGATGGTTTTGAATACGAAACCACGCGTTGCCCAATAAAAATTGACGGACAATACATGAAATCTAGCTTAGGTTCGCCTGCATTAGGAGAACACACAGAGGCTATTATCAAAGAAATGTTGTAA